One Stigmatella aurantiaca genomic window carries:
- a CDS encoding tetratricopeptide repeat protein, giving the protein MRRFLALLATLACTGGCSCQDKPRPPPAPPVATAPAPALSAPALPTAPPIPPEAMALHMQGRARGQEGQFPEALQFFQQAQAAAPDWLIPLYDTGYTYVLMGDTAQALATFEQLDARAPRGFSESKKFLDSLRREKAGTVPPGTLRDFLALRQLRDPKQAHQKLVALTQRAPQFVPAWQELAMAEENIAKARTLVEKTLALKPDEETRGLLLVHQATLLRREGQEEEGQRRLRALAEDPQLPPSVTGLAKDLQHTLPERPPAAPAP; this is encoded by the coding sequence ATGCGCCGCTTCCTCGCCCTGCTCGCCACCCTTGCCTGCACCGGGGGTTGCTCGTGCCAGGACAAGCCCCGCCCGCCCCCCGCGCCCCCGGTGGCCACCGCCCCAGCGCCCGCCCTCTCCGCCCCCGCCCTTCCTACCGCGCCGCCCATTCCGCCCGAGGCCATGGCGCTGCACATGCAGGGCCGCGCCCGGGGCCAGGAGGGCCAGTTCCCCGAGGCGCTCCAGTTCTTCCAGCAGGCCCAGGCGGCGGCCCCGGACTGGCTCATCCCCCTCTACGACACGGGCTACACGTACGTGCTCATGGGCGACACCGCCCAGGCCCTGGCCACCTTCGAGCAACTGGACGCGCGTGCCCCACGGGGCTTCTCCGAGAGCAAGAAGTTCCTCGACAGCCTGCGCCGCGAGAAGGCAGGCACCGTCCCGCCCGGCACCCTCCGGGACTTCCTGGCCCTGCGGCAACTGAGGGACCCGAAGCAGGCCCACCAGAAGCTGGTGGCCCTCACCCAGCGCGCGCCCCAGTTCGTCCCCGCCTGGCAGGAGCTGGCCATGGCCGAGGAGAACATCGCCAAGGCCCGCACGCTCGTGGAGAAGACGCTGGCCCTGAAGCCGGATGAGGAGACGCGTGGCCTGCTGCTCGTGCACCAGGCCACGCTCCTGCGCCGCGAGGGCCAGGAGGAGGAGGGCCAGAGGCGGCTGCGCGCGCTCGCGGAGGACCCTCAGCTCCCACCGAGCGTCACCGGGCTGGCGAAGGATCTCCAGCACACCCTGCCCGAGCGCCCGCCCGCCGCCCCGGCGCCCTGA
- a CDS encoding S8 family peptidase has product MKTVRNTLFLGTALALAACGGELNDAEMMDGSDISQTEAPLMLAPAGTAIPGSYIVVTKQEGGLRRASLASRIQARHNYSVINGFAADLTAEQLAEVRKDANVLFVEEDAVVKLEVTQSPATWGIDRIDQVSLPLSNSYTYTTTASNVTAYVIDTGIQINHSQFGGRAAVGYDAIGDGQNGNDCQGHGTHVAGTIGSATYGVAKGVKLRAVRVLNCSGSGSNSGVIAGINWVTTNHVKPAVANMSLGGSASSAVNTAVTNLSNAGVFVAVAAGNSNANASGFSPASAPAVTTVGASTKTDARASYSNYGSLIDIFAPGTDITSTWINSGTNTISGTSMASPHVAGVGALYKGTYGDASSATVDSWIKTNASIGKITGAPSGTTTNLLNKKAL; this is encoded by the coding sequence ATGAAGACCGTGCGCAACACGCTTTTCCTTGGTACTGCTCTGGCCCTGGCCGCTTGCGGTGGTGAGCTGAACGACGCCGAGATGATGGACGGCTCGGACATCAGCCAGACCGAGGCCCCCCTGATGCTGGCCCCCGCCGGCACGGCCATTCCGGGCTCCTACATCGTCGTGACGAAGCAGGAGGGCGGTCTGCGCCGCGCCTCGCTCGCCTCGCGCATCCAGGCTCGCCACAACTACAGCGTCATCAACGGCTTTGCCGCCGACCTGACCGCGGAGCAGCTGGCCGAGGTCCGCAAGGACGCCAACGTCCTGTTCGTCGAGGAGGACGCGGTGGTGAAGCTCGAGGTCACCCAGTCCCCCGCCACGTGGGGCATTGACCGCATCGACCAGGTGAGCCTGCCGCTGAGCAACAGCTACACCTACACCACCACCGCCTCCAACGTGACGGCCTACGTCATCGACACGGGCATCCAGATCAACCACTCGCAGTTCGGTGGCCGCGCGGCGGTGGGCTACGACGCGATCGGCGACGGCCAGAACGGCAATGACTGCCAGGGCCACGGCACGCACGTGGCGGGCACCATCGGCAGCGCCACCTACGGCGTGGCCAAGGGCGTCAAGCTGCGCGCGGTGCGCGTGCTGAACTGCTCGGGCTCCGGCTCCAACTCGGGCGTCATCGCCGGCATCAACTGGGTGACGACCAACCACGTGAAGCCCGCGGTGGCCAACATGAGCCTCGGCGGCAGCGCCTCCTCGGCGGTGAACACGGCGGTCACCAACCTGTCCAACGCGGGCGTGTTCGTCGCGGTGGCCGCGGGCAACAGCAACGCCAACGCCAGCGGCTTCTCGCCGGCGAGCGCCCCGGCCGTCACCACGGTGGGCGCCTCCACGAAGACCGACGCGCGCGCCTCGTACTCCAACTACGGCAGCCTGATCGACATCTTCGCGCCGGGCACCGACATCACCTCCACCTGGATCAACAGCGGCACCAACACCATCAGCGGCACCTCGATGGCCTCGCCGCACGTGGCGGGCGTGGGCGCGCTCTACAAGGGCACCTACGGCGACGCGTCCTCGGCCACCGTCGACAGCTGGATCAAGACCAACGCCAGCATCGGCAAGATCACCGGCGCCCCGTCGGGCACCACGACCAACCTGCTGAACAAGAAGGCGCTGTAA
- a CDS encoding MerR family transcriptional regulator yields the protein MAERTYRIHTAAELSGVSAELIRAWERRYGVPRPQRTPAGYRVYTGQDVALLRRMKQLTAEGMSIREAAAWASREAAQGPEVPPLLDPGEGPRPEAWRQAVLAAAERYDQVAVSQVLDEVLAALPPLKAFDEVLAPLQRAVGDRWHAGTLTVAQEHLVSQVVRARLVSLLHAAPQNAGHRHAVLGCFPDEEHEVGLLGTALRLRHAGLRVSLLGPRVPVKELGLMVAQLRPHLVGLSAVADPGAAAFEQTLGALMAALPPGVSVWVGGPAALRHASLCERHGARVFRPGDDWAALWT from the coding sequence ATGGCCGAGCGCACCTATCGCATCCACACCGCCGCGGAGCTGTCGGGTGTCAGCGCGGAGCTGATCCGCGCCTGGGAGCGCCGCTACGGCGTGCCCCGCCCTCAGCGCACGCCCGCGGGCTACCGCGTCTACACCGGGCAGGATGTCGCGCTGCTGCGGCGGATGAAGCAGCTCACCGCCGAGGGCATGTCCATCCGCGAGGCCGCCGCGTGGGCCTCGCGCGAGGCGGCCCAGGGCCCCGAAGTTCCGCCCCTGCTGGACCCTGGCGAAGGCCCGCGCCCGGAGGCCTGGCGCCAGGCGGTGTTGGCGGCGGCGGAGCGCTATGACCAGGTGGCCGTCTCCCAGGTGCTGGACGAGGTGCTGGCGGCGCTGCCGCCGCTCAAGGCCTTCGACGAGGTGCTGGCGCCGCTGCAGCGCGCGGTAGGGGACCGCTGGCACGCGGGCACGTTGACGGTGGCCCAGGAGCACCTGGTGTCCCAGGTGGTGCGGGCGCGGCTGGTGAGCCTGCTGCACGCGGCGCCGCAGAACGCGGGGCACCGGCACGCGGTGCTCGGGTGCTTTCCGGACGAGGAGCACGAGGTGGGGCTCCTGGGGACCGCCCTGCGGCTGCGGCACGCGGGCCTCCGGGTGAGCCTGCTGGGCCCGCGCGTGCCCGTGAAGGAGCTGGGGCTCATGGTGGCGCAGCTCCGCCCCCACCTCGTGGGGCTGTCCGCGGTGGCGGACCCGGGCGCCGCCGCCTTCGAGCAGACCCTGGGCGCGCTCATGGCCGCGCTGCCCCCGGGCGTGTCCGTGTGGGTGGGCGGCCCCGCGGCCCTGCGCCACGCCTCGCTGTGCGAGCGGCACGGGGCCCGGGTGTTCCGGCCGGGGGACGACTGGGCCGCCCTGTGGACCTGA
- a CDS encoding MerR family transcriptional regulator encodes MSLLRIRTIARLTGIREATLRAWERRYGFPRPHRSENNYRAYTREEVENIRRVARFIEEGLSVSEAISQVKALPVRELPPEGTLSERFWAATKRMDTDEALRVLDEGQAAMDVDTYCEGLLLPLLREMGERVDIAREHLASALIRQRLSALLAAEGSRQEGPRAVLACPARDHHEGGLLALGLFLKRRGWRVTVLGADTPAEALHSACAQVAPDLVALSFVRRREPEEMVQVLREAVQACAPVLVVAGGPGAREHLKAIFSCGAQYAETASELMALWQQARGAPNGT; translated from the coding sequence ATGAGCCTGCTGCGCATCCGCACCATCGCCCGGCTGACCGGCATCCGCGAGGCCACGCTGCGCGCGTGGGAGCGGCGCTACGGCTTTCCGCGTCCGCACCGCAGCGAGAACAACTACCGCGCCTACACGCGCGAGGAGGTGGAGAACATCCGCCGGGTGGCGAGGTTCATCGAGGAGGGGCTCTCGGTGAGCGAGGCCATCTCCCAGGTGAAGGCCCTGCCCGTGCGCGAGCTGCCCCCGGAGGGGACGCTCTCGGAGCGCTTCTGGGCCGCGACGAAGCGCATGGACACGGACGAGGCGCTGCGCGTGCTGGACGAGGGCCAGGCCGCCATGGACGTGGACACGTACTGCGAGGGCCTGCTGCTGCCCCTGCTCCGGGAGATGGGGGAGCGGGTGGACATCGCCCGGGAGCACCTGGCCTCGGCGTTGATCCGCCAGCGGCTGAGCGCGCTCCTCGCCGCGGAGGGCTCGCGCCAGGAGGGCCCCCGGGCGGTGCTCGCGTGCCCGGCGCGGGACCACCACGAGGGAGGCCTCCTGGCCCTGGGGCTGTTCCTCAAGCGCCGGGGCTGGCGGGTGACGGTGCTGGGCGCGGACACGCCCGCCGAGGCGCTGCACAGCGCGTGCGCGCAGGTGGCCCCGGACCTGGTGGCGCTCTCCTTCGTGCGCCGCCGGGAGCCGGAGGAGATGGTGCAGGTGCTGCGCGAGGCGGTGCAGGCCTGTGCCCCCGTGCTGGTGGTGGCGGGGGGGCCGGGGGCGCGCGAGCACCTCAAGGCCATCTTCTCGTGTGGGGCGCAGTACGCCGAGACGGCCAGCGAGCTGATGGCGCTGTGGCAGCAGGCCCGGGGCGCGCCCAACGGCACCTGA
- a CDS encoding lysophospholipid acyltransferase family protein, which yields MIHARKGGPLGWALDRYVGWKFRSMFRGLWVRGTLPAGPEARLVYMNHSNWWDGFVLHQLGQVAGWDAYCLMEEKNLRRYRFLARIGAFSIRPGEAASAMESLRYARELMRKPRAVIGVFPEGEHRPFGVLPLRLERGVELLARAGRVECLPVAFRYAFFEHERPEVLVEVGPPHGPGPLSLFQSSLEAVVRRVASAVSPEGFTLKVSGGSGVAERWDTVRGMRA from the coding sequence TTGATCCACGCGCGGAAGGGAGGGCCACTCGGCTGGGCGCTGGACCGGTACGTGGGCTGGAAGTTCCGGTCCATGTTCCGGGGCCTGTGGGTGCGGGGCACGCTGCCCGCGGGCCCCGAGGCCCGCCTCGTCTACATGAACCACTCGAACTGGTGGGATGGCTTCGTGCTCCACCAGCTCGGGCAGGTGGCCGGGTGGGACGCGTACTGCCTGATGGAGGAGAAGAACCTGCGGCGCTACCGCTTCCTGGCGCGCATCGGGGCCTTCAGCATCCGTCCGGGCGAGGCCGCCTCCGCGATGGAGTCCCTGCGCTACGCGCGCGAGCTGATGCGCAAGCCCCGGGCCGTCATCGGCGTCTTCCCCGAGGGGGAGCACCGGCCCTTCGGCGTGCTGCCGCTGCGGCTCGAGCGGGGCGTGGAGCTGCTGGCGCGGGCAGGCCGGGTGGAGTGCCTGCCGGTGGCGTTCCGCTATGCCTTCTTCGAGCACGAGCGGCCCGAGGTGCTGGTGGAGGTGGGCCCTCCGCACGGCCCCGGGCCCCTGTCGCTGTTCCAGTCCTCGCTGGAGGCGGTGGTGCGGCGGGTGGCCTCGGCTGTGAGCCCGGAGGGCTTCACCCTGAAGGTGTCGGGGGGCAGCGGGGTGGCGGAGCGGTGGGACACGGTGCGGGGAATGCGGGCATGA
- a CDS encoding lycopene cyclase domain-containing protein, which yields MMEGRWAYLIHLLGWGLPVILMQLGVLFFHYRERSWAVLRAVLPPAFIIGVYLSVADHLAIAAGIWNFGEGKHLGVYVGMVPLEEVLFFLMTSVLVSLGLSLFTALVNRREARVP from the coding sequence CTGATGGAGGGCCGCTGGGCGTACCTCATCCACCTGCTGGGCTGGGGCCTGCCCGTCATCCTGATGCAGCTCGGGGTGCTGTTCTTCCACTACCGGGAGCGCTCCTGGGCGGTGCTGCGGGCGGTGCTGCCCCCGGCCTTCATCATCGGCGTGTACCTGTCGGTGGCGGACCACCTGGCCATCGCCGCGGGCATCTGGAACTTCGGCGAGGGCAAGCACCTCGGCGTGTACGTGGGCATGGTGCCCCTGGAAGAGGTGCTCTTCTTCCTGATGACCAGCGTGCTGGTCTCCCTGGGGCTGTCCCTGTTCACGGCGCTGGTGAACCGGCGGGAGGCCCGGGTGCCTTGA
- a CDS encoding lycopene cyclase domain-containing protein, which produces MTYARFLGVFVVLPILFLVVRYRKTFTARSLAPMGLLLIVVYAATSPWDNLAVKWGLWGFDPERIWGIKLGYLPLEEYLFFGLQTLLVGLWARARLMRVLAREPQPRAASPSGAERAEAPVASTQAGTALKPREVAP; this is translated from the coding sequence ATGACGTACGCACGGTTTCTGGGAGTGTTCGTGGTGCTGCCCATCCTCTTCCTGGTGGTGCGCTACCGGAAGACGTTCACGGCGCGGAGCCTGGCGCCGATGGGACTCTTGCTCATCGTCGTGTACGCGGCGACGTCGCCCTGGGACAACCTGGCGGTGAAGTGGGGGCTGTGGGGGTTCGATCCCGAGCGCATCTGGGGCATCAAGCTGGGGTACCTGCCGCTGGAGGAGTACCTCTTCTTCGGCCTGCAGACGCTGCTGGTGGGGCTCTGGGCCCGGGCGCGGCTCATGCGCGTGCTGGCCCGCGAGCCGCAGCCGCGCGCGGCCTCGCCCTCCGGGGCGGAGCGGGCGGAGGCGCCGGTGGCCTCCACCCAGGCGGGCACGGCCCTGAAGCCGCGCGAGGTGGCGCCATGA